From a single Accipiter gentilis chromosome 10, bAccGen1.1, whole genome shotgun sequence genomic region:
- the KIF2B gene encoding LOW QUALITY PROTEIN: kinesin-like protein KIF2B (The sequence of the model RefSeq protein was modified relative to this genomic sequence to represent the inferred CDS: inserted 5 bases in 5 codons; deleted 1 base in 1 codon; substituted 2 bases at 2 genomic stop codons), with product MAAEPLPQPLGGVTWAIVTQCGAQAVLSPTGPPQPGASSSPACPSQDPALVMELHESTSSITVEXNKSKQVDLQLIFALNPHRAPRSMSMTGIEAPLSAKGDQSLPSEWLSQPIKVKKPSGDSRGPVAARSGSRVCRPRWTSPFWQQIERLREHWECWQLEMWEQQGQQATASLHPGTDVMAMIQKCHSHLDCEALWATTPCRPHCIRVCVRKQTLNLQEAKLNEFDVVTVLCHDLVMVHEAKQKPDLTSXFRFDHTFDDCATNALVYRHTAQPLVETXFQGSKATCFACAQAGSGKTHTMRGSFSIKNSEPSXIYVLVAEDVFHRLQDPSCQKLELXVYGAFFEIYGSKAFDLLNWKQQLRVLEDGKQQIQVVGLWEEKVTSVEDVIKLIETVSKCRTSGKTSANTHPSRSHAVFQIILKKRWHLYAKFSSIALAGNEREAEISTADRQTRLEGADTNKSLLGLKECVRVLRHNRAYXPFRASKLTQVLRDSFIGENSXTCMIVTVSPGMTSSEHTLNALRYASHVKDLVVNLNSLGQPCQEVFRFLSELQLFGVQADKEVSPQLFTFSTGGETQKRKEVDENMLLEKHRECLQWFKVFLEAAGEIDYDVDFYAAQFESVLGQKIGILTKIQEKVRLFRSALCKEEQGSNQSCMKRSRMP from the exons ATGGCAG CTGAACCCCTACCACAGCCCCTCGGGGGGGTCACCTGGGCCATTGTGACACAGTGTGGGGCACAGGCAGTGCTGAGCCCCACGGGACCCCCACAGCCAGGGGcaagctccagccctgcctgccccagccaggaCCCGGCACTGGTGATGGAGCTCCACGAAAGCACTTCCAGCATCACTGTGG CCAACAAGAGCAAGCAGGTGGATCTCCAGCTCATATTTGCCCTTAACCCTCACCGGGCGCCGAGGAGCATGTCCATGACCGGCATCGAGGCCCCACTATCAGCAAAAGGGGACCAGAGCCTGCCGAGTGAATGGCTGTCACAGCCCATCAAAGTGAAGAAGCCATCTGGGGACAGCAGGGGCCCCGTGGCTGCCCGGTCTGGCTCCAGGGTCTGCAGACCCAGGTGGACATCACCATTTTGGCAGCAGATAGAAAGGCTGCGAGAACACTGGGAATGCTGGCAGCTGGAGATGTGGGAGCAGCAAGGCCAGCAGGCCACTGCTTCCCTCCACCCCGGGACAGATGTGATGGCCATGATCCAGAAGTGCCACAGCCACCTGGACTGCGAGGCACTGTGGGCCACCACACCATGCCGGCCCCATTGCATCCGCGTGTGCGTTCGGAAGCAGACACTGAACCTACAGGAGGCTAAGCTCAATGAATTCGATGTAGTGACAGTGCTCTGCCATGACTTGGTGATGGTGCATGAAGCGAAGCAGAAGCCAGACCTCACCA CCTTCCGCTTTGACCACACTTTTGATGATTGTGCCACCAATGCGCTGGTGTACAGGCACACTGCCCAACCCCTGGTGGAGA GTTTCCAGGGCAGTAAGGCTACCTGCTTCGCCTGTGCCCAGGCAGGCAGCGGCAAGACACACACCATGAGGGGAAGTTTCTCTATCAAGAACTCTGAGccctcct AGATCTATGTCCTGGTTGCCGAGGAtgtcttccacaggctgcaggacccCAGCTGCCAGAAACTGGAGCTTTGAGTCTATGGGGCCTTCTTTGAGATTTATGGGAGCAAAGCGTTTGACCTTCTGAACTGGAAGCAGCAGCTCAGAGTGCTGGAAGATGGTAAACAGCAAATCCAAGTGGTGGGCCTGTGGGAGGAAAAAGTCACCAGCGTGGAAGATGTCATCAAGCTAATTGAAACAGTTAGCAAGTGTCGCACATCAGGCAAGACCTCTGCCAACACTCACCCCTCCCGGAGCCATGCTGTCTTCCAGATCATACTC AAGAAGAGATGGCATTTGTACGCCAAGTTTTCCTCGATTGCTTTGGCTGGGAATGAGCGAGAAGCTGAGATCTCCACTGCAGACAGGCAAACAAGGCTGGAGGGGGCTGACACCAATAAAAGCCTCTTGGGACTCAAAGAGTGTGTCCGGGTATTGAGGCATAACAGAGCCT ACCCGTTCAGGGCTAGCAAACTCACCCAGGTCCTGAGGGACTCATTTATAGGGGAAAACT GTACCTGCATGATTGTCACTGTCTCTCCAGGAATGACATCCTCCGAGCACACCCTTAACGCCCTACGGTATGCCAGCCATGTGAAGGATCTGGTGGTGAATTTAAATTCTCTTGGACAGCCCTGTCAGGAGGTATTCAGGTTCCTGT CAGAGTTACAGCTATTTGGGGTTCAGGCAGACAAGGAAGTCTCCCCTCAGTTATTTACTTTCAGTACTGGGGGggaaacacagaagagaaaagaggtgGATGAGAACATGCTTCTGGAGAAGCATCGGGAATGTCTGCAATGGTTTAAAGTATTCTTAGAAGCGGCTGGGGAAATAGACTACGATGTAGATTTTTACGCTGCACAGTTTGAATCAGTTCTGGGTCAAAAAATTGGCATCCTGACCAAGATCCAAGAAAAAGTCAGATTATTCCGGTCAGCTCTTTGCAAGGAAGAACAGGGCAGCAACCAGAGCTGCATGAAGAGATCCCGTATGCCGTAA